The following is a genomic window from Chloracidobacterium sp..
TCGGCACGGGGAAACTCGAGGACGTCGAGAATATCGTCGCACAGGCTCTCGCTCTGCTTGAGACAAGAGACGAGAGACCGGAGACGGGAGACGCCCGCGATCTTTCGGCAGAGAGATTCTTGATCACGGTTGGCGGTACGCGCGAGCCGATCGATCCGGTGCGTTTTATTTCAAATCATTCGTCGGGAAAGATGGGATTCGCGATGGCGGAGGCCGCCGCGGCGAGAGGTGCGCAAGTGACGGTCGTCGCGGGCGTTACGACGGTCGAGCCGCCGGCGAACATAAAAATTCTCCGCGGCACGTCAGCCGCAGCTATGTATGAGGCTGTGATGAGCGAATTGCCGAATGCCAGCATTTTTATCGGAGCGGCGGCGGTGGCTGATTACGCTCCCGCGAATGCGGCGGACGCAAAGATAAAAAAGGAAGGCCGCGACGAGATGACACTCGAACTCCGAAAGACCCCCGATATCCTCGCGGCGGTGTCAAAGGCGAGGCACGACGGGCTTATCGTTGTCGGGTTTGCCGCTGAAACGAATGATGTTGTCGGATATGCGCGTTCGAAGCTCGAAAAGAAAGGACTCGACATCGTTGTGGCGAATGATATTACAAAGGACGGAGCCGGCTTTAATACCGATACAAATATCGCGACGGTTATCACGCGAACGGATGAAACAGAATATCCGCTTATGTCAAAGAGGGAACTCGCAGACAAGATACTCGATCGCATCGAAGCGATGAGAAACGATCGGGCAAACGGAAATGATCGAACGGAACGAGCTTAAAGAACTGAGTGAGGAAATTCGTGAGCAGGCCTTATTTCTAAAGGAACTTGGAATTTCGGGCCTTGCGGTGAATTTGCCGGCATTCAGCCCGATACCGGCAAAGCAAGTGAGATCGGCGCCGGAGGTTGAATTTCGACCGCGAACGACCGAGCTGCGAGAACCGCTCACACGTCCGTCAGAGCAAAAGATCGCCGATCCGACGCTCACGTCGCTGCCATCCTTAAGAGGCAGGCTCGAACCGCGAAAAGTGATCGAACCGAAGGATGCCGAACCGCTCAAGGTCGAATCTGAACCGAAAGTGATCGAGCGTTCCGTTGCGATCCCGGCAGAAGCCGCATTTATTTGGCCGGAACCGGTCGAGACGATCGAGCAGATACGAGGTGATATCGGCCCGGATTGTACGCGATGCAAGCTTTGTCGGCTCGGGCGCACACAGGTCGTGAACAGCGTCGGAAATTTCAACGCCGATCTTATGTTCGTCGGTGAAGCGCCCGGAGCAGATGAGGATAGGTTGGGCGAGCCGTTCGTCGGGCGTGCGGGCCAACTGCTGACGCGCATAATCGAGAGCATCGGCTTCAAACGCGAAAACGTCTTTATCGGCAACATTAATCGGTGCCGTCCGCCGGAAAATCGAATGCCGGAGCCGGATGAATCCGCCGCGTGCAAGCCTTTCCTTTTGCGCGAGATCGCGGTAATTCGGCCCAAAGTAATTGTCGTGCTTGGAGCTCACGCGGCTCAGAATCTGCTTGAGACCAAGGTGCCGATCGGAAAGCTTCGCGGCCGCTTTCACGATCTTATGGGAGCAAAGGTAATGCCGACATTTCACCCGGCTTATTTGCTTCGCGATCCGAACAAGAAGCGTGAGGTTTGGGAAGATATGAAGCTGGTCCGAGACTGCCTGCAGGGTCGAGCGTCGGGGTCACAGGCCTAGTTGAGATTCGTTTGCCGATCAGGAGATATTCTATGAGAATCCTTTCGTCGATAGTGTTGATCGTCGCCATTGCGTGCTTACCGCTTGGAATATTTGCGCAGAAAGGCAGTTTTGGCGAGCACCCGCAGCTTCAGTCGCCGCAGAACCCGCGGATCGGTTTTATTATCCACGGCGGTGCGGGCGTCATCTTAAAAGGCTCGATGAGCCCC
Proteins encoded in this region:
- the coaBC gene encoding bifunctional phosphopantothenoylcysteine decarboxylase/phosphopantothenate--cysteine ligase CoaBC, with the protein product MSKFRIGLGVTGGIAAYKAVEVMRLLQKAGCEVRVAMTRHATEFVAPLTFRALSDAEVVVDDYDPENADPIAHVNFSQNIDLLLIVPATANIIAKFANGVADDFLTSTYLASTAPVLIAPAMNTTMWEQPATQRNIARLKADGVKFVEPVAGELACKTVGTGKLEDVENIVAQALALLETRDERPETGDARDLSAERFLITVGGTREPIDPVRFISNHSSGKMGFAMAEAAAARGAQVTVVAGVTTVEPPANIKILRGTSAAAMYEAVMSELPNASIFIGAAAVADYAPANAADAKIKKEGRDEMTLELRKTPDILAAVSKARHDGLIVVGFAAETNDVVGYARSKLEKKGLDIVVANDITKDGAGFNTDTNIATVITRTDETEYPLMSKRELADKILDRIEAMRNDRANGNDRTERA
- a CDS encoding uracil-DNA glycosylase gives rise to the protein MIERNELKELSEEIREQALFLKELGISGLAVNLPAFSPIPAKQVRSAPEVEFRPRTTELREPLTRPSEQKIADPTLTSLPSLRGRLEPRKVIEPKDAEPLKVESEPKVIERSVAIPAEAAFIWPEPVETIEQIRGDIGPDCTRCKLCRLGRTQVVNSVGNFNADLMFVGEAPGADEDRLGEPFVGRAGQLLTRIIESIGFKRENVFIGNINRCRPPENRMPEPDESAACKPFLLREIAVIRPKVIVVLGAHAAQNLLETKVPIGKLRGRFHDLMGAKVMPTFHPAYLLRDPNKKREVWEDMKLVRDCLQGRASGSQA